In bacterium 336/3, the following proteins share a genomic window:
- a CDS encoding branched-chain amino acid aminotransferase, producing MIDTFLIEVETTKQSRLETVDFNDLGFGRIFSDHMLVADYKDGQWVSCKVMPYGDMQLSPAMAALHYGQSIFEGLKAQYTQDGDISVFRPWENHKRMLTSAERMCMPAIPEEIFIGGMRQLIELDKGWIPKQEGASLYIRPFMFASEPFLGVRPSHEYKFIIFTCPVGNYYSEPVKLNIQTHYSRVAQGGIGCAKTAGNYAASLYPAVQGQKTGYHQQLWTNSDTHEYIEEVGTMNIMIRMGNKIITPTLGDTILRGITRDSVLTLAKEWGYDVEERKVKVTELVEGLKNNTIDEVFGLGTAAVVAHVKAIHHEGADYHLPALEKREFANKVLDTLTKLKYGQIEDKYNWLMRI from the coding sequence ATGATTGATACTTTCTTAATCGAAGTCGAAACAACTAAACAATCTCGTTTAGAGACAGTTGATTTCAACGACTTAGGCTTTGGTAGAATTTTTTCAGACCACATGTTGGTTGCTGATTATAAGGATGGACAGTGGGTGAGCTGTAAAGTGATGCCTTATGGCGATATGCAATTAAGTCCTGCTATGGCAGCTTTGCATTATGGACAAAGTATCTTTGAGGGTTTAAAAGCTCAATATACACAAGATGGCGACATATCCGTTTTCAGACCTTGGGAAAACCATAAAAGAATGCTAACCTCTGCTGAAAGAATGTGTATGCCTGCTATCCCTGAGGAAATTTTTATTGGTGGTATGAGACAACTTATTGAGTTGGATAAAGGCTGGATTCCTAAACAAGAAGGGGCGAGTTTATATATCAGACCTTTTATGTTTGCTTCTGAGCCATTTTTGGGTGTAAGACCTTCTCACGAGTATAAATTTATCATTTTTACTTGTCCTGTGGGTAATTATTATTCTGAGCCTGTAAAACTCAATATTCAAACACATTATTCTCGTGTGGCTCAAGGTGGAATTGGTTGTGCAAAAACGGCTGGTAACTATGCTGCTTCGTTGTACCCTGCTGTACAAGGACAAAAGACAGGTTATCACCAACAACTCTGGACAAATAGCGATACGCATGAATATATTGAGGAAGTAGGGACTATGAATATCATGATTAGAATGGGTAACAAAATTATTACGCCTACACTCGGCGATACCATTTTGAGAGGGATTACACGTGATAGCGTACTTACATTGGCTAAAGAGTGGGGTTATGATGTAGAAGAGCGTAAAGTGAAAGTTACTGAATTGGTAGAAGGTTTGAAAAATAATACAATAGACGAAGTATTTGGTCTGGGAACGGCTGCTGTAGTGGCTCATGTGAAGGCTATTCACCACGAAGGTGCTGATTATCACCTTCCTGCTCTTGAAAAAAGAGAGTTTGCCAATAAAGTATTGGATACACTTACCAAACTCAAATACGGACAAATTGAAGATAAATACAATTGGTTAATGAGAATTTAA
- a CDS encoding short-chain dehydrogenase, with translation MAQKNVLITGASSGIGYELAKIFSQNQYNLVLVARNENKLIELKKELEAKYNNKVWVIGKDLSRPEAPKEVYDWTQSQDIEIHELVNNAGFGDFGKFHEAKWQKQQEMLQLNIHALTELTHSYLPNMVAKKYGRILNVASTAAFQPGPLMAVYYATKAYVLHFSEGIANELQGTGVTVTALCPGATESGFQAAAAMEESKLVKGKKLPTSYDVALYGYKEMQKGTVVAIHGMMNYLLANSVRFTPRALVRGLVRSMQEKSK, from the coding sequence ATGGCACAAAAAAATGTATTAATTACAGGAGCAAGTAGCGGAATAGGCTACGAATTAGCCAAAATATTTTCTCAAAACCAATATAATTTGGTTTTGGTAGCTCGTAATGAAAATAAACTTATTGAACTCAAAAAAGAATTAGAAGCAAAATATAACAACAAAGTTTGGGTTATAGGGAAAGATTTATCACGCCCTGAAGCTCCCAAAGAAGTATATGACTGGACTCAAAGCCAAGATATTGAAATTCATGAACTTGTAAACAACGCTGGCTTTGGCGATTTTGGTAAATTCCATGAAGCAAAATGGCAAAAACAACAAGAAATGTTACAACTCAATATCCATGCCCTTACTGAGCTTACACACTCATATTTGCCCAATATGGTGGCTAAAAAATATGGTAGAATTTTAAATGTTGCTTCTACGGCTGCTTTCCAGCCTGGACCTTTGATGGCTGTTTATTATGCAACGAAAGCGTATGTATTGCATTTTTCGGAAGGAATTGCCAACGAATTGCAGGGAACAGGCGTAACAGTGACAGCTCTTTGCCCAGGGGCTACCGAATCGGGCTTCCAAGCAGCTGCAGCTATGGAGGAATCGAAGCTTGTAAAAGGTAAAAAACTACCAACTTCTTACGATGTAGCTTTGTATGGATACAAAGAAATGCAAAAAGGTACAGTAGTGGCTATTCATGGCATGATGAACTACTTGCTTGCAAACTCTGTACGTTTTACGCCTCGTGCTTTGGTGCGTGGTTTGGTAAGAAGTATGCAAGAGAAATCGAAATAA
- a CDS encoding 3-ketoacyl-ACP reductase (catalyzes the conversion of 3-hydroxyacyl-CoA to 3-oxyacyl-CoA) — protein sequence MDKNGKRVALVTGSTGGLGTAMCQRLQQDGYRVVAHYRNPDKAKEWSDKMKAEGFLFDLYAADISDYVSCGEMIAKIEAEVGPIDILVNNAGITKDKPFHKMSYEDWDAVLKTNLYSVFNCTRQLIDGMRERNFGRIINISSVNGQRGQFGQANYSAAKAGMHGFTKTLAMEVASKGITVNTISPGYIGTDMVMAVREDVRNQIIAQIPVGRLGGTEEIAYLVSFLASDKASFITGANYSINGGQHVY from the coding sequence ATGGATAAAAATGGAAAACGCGTAGCCCTTGTAACGGGTTCTACTGGTGGATTGGGTACAGCTATGTGCCAACGCCTTCAACAAGATGGTTATAGAGTGGTTGCTCACTATCGTAACCCTGATAAGGCCAAAGAATGGTCAGATAAAATGAAAGCTGAAGGCTTTTTATTTGATTTGTATGCTGCTGATATCAGCGATTATGTGTCTTGTGGTGAAATGATTGCTAAAATTGAAGCTGAAGTAGGTCCTATTGATATTTTGGTAAACAACGCAGGTATTACCAAAGACAAACCTTTTCATAAAATGAGCTATGAAGATTGGGATGCCGTTTTAAAAACCAATTTGTACAGCGTTTTCAATTGTACTCGTCAGCTAATAGATGGTATGCGTGAAAGAAATTTTGGACGTATCATCAATATTTCGTCTGTAAATGGACAAAGAGGGCAATTCGGACAAGCCAATTATTCGGCTGCTAAAGCTGGTATGCATGGTTTCACGAAAACACTCGCTATGGAAGTAGCTTCTAAAGGAATTACAGTAAATACCATTTCGCCAGGTTATATTGGTACAGATATGGTAATGGCTGTAAGAGAGGACGTTCGTAATCAGATTATTGCTCAAATTCCTGTGGGTCGTTTGGGTGGAACAGAAGAAATCGCTTATTTGGTTTCATTCTTGGCTTCTGATAAAGCAAGCTTTATTACAGGGGCTAACTACTCCATCAATGGTGGTCAGCACGTATATTAA
- a CDS encoding Fe-S oxidoreductase gives MSYILQFLFIALAGAASFLIYKRVSIIRKTILLGKSAGRKDKPSERFKTMLLVAFGQGKMFQRPIVGLMHFVIYVGFIIVNIELLEIVLDGILGTHRLFAPILGAGFYSFLINVFEGLAVGVIVVCVAFLARRNVLKIKRFWQKEMTKWPRTDANLILVYEIVLMTLFLTMNATDAVLQDRNVEHYEKVGRFAFSQFLIPMFEGMDSGVLVSIERVAWWLHIIGIMGFALYVTYSKHLHIMLAFPNTYFSNLRPKGEMVNMPTVTNEVKIALGLMNANDVPATPIARFGAKDVNDLTWKQLMDAYSCTECGRCTSQCPANQTGKELSPRKIMMDTRDRLEEVGKHIAKGKTTEEALNDGKSLFGDYISKEEIMACTTCNACVDACPVNIDPLSIIVDIRRFIAMEQADTPASWNAMFGNLENNMAPWKFSPSDRFNWINKLNA, from the coding sequence ATGAGTTACATACTTCAATTTCTTTTTATAGCTTTAGCAGGAGCTGCATCGTTTCTCATCTATAAAAGAGTCAGCATTATTCGTAAAACTATCTTACTTGGCAAAAGTGCTGGCAGAAAAGACAAACCCAGCGAAAGATTTAAAACCATGCTTTTGGTTGCCTTCGGACAAGGCAAAATGTTCCAACGCCCAATTGTCGGCTTGATGCACTTTGTGATTTATGTTGGTTTTATCATTGTCAATATCGAACTTCTCGAAATTGTCTTGGATGGAATTTTAGGAACGCACCGTTTGTTTGCCCCTATTTTGGGTGCAGGCTTTTACAGTTTCCTGATTAATGTGTTTGAAGGATTAGCAGTAGGTGTAATTGTTGTTTGTGTGGCTTTCCTTGCTCGCAGAAATGTGCTTAAAATCAAGCGTTTCTGGCAAAAAGAAATGACCAAGTGGCCTCGTACAGATGCAAACCTAATTCTTGTCTATGAAATTGTCTTGATGACCTTATTCTTGACTATGAACGCTACAGATGCTGTTCTTCAGGATAGAAATGTAGAGCATTACGAAAAAGTAGGCAGATTTGCATTCAGTCAGTTTTTAATTCCTATGTTTGAAGGCATGGATAGTGGCGTACTCGTAAGTATCGAAAGAGTGGCTTGGTGGCTTCATATCATCGGTATTATGGGTTTTGCGTTATATGTTACCTACTCAAAACATTTGCATATCATGCTTGCTTTCCCCAATACATATTTCTCGAATTTACGTCCCAAAGGCGAAATGGTCAATATGCCTACTGTTACCAATGAAGTAAAAATTGCTTTGGGTTTGATGAATGCCAATGATGTACCTGCAACACCCATTGCTCGTTTTGGTGCAAAAGATGTAAACGATTTGACTTGGAAGCAACTCATGGATGCGTATTCGTGTACGGAGTGTGGTCGTTGTACGTCACAATGCCCTGCAAACCAGACAGGTAAAGAACTTTCTCCTCGTAAAATCATGATGGATACTCGTGATAGATTGGAAGAAGTCGGAAAGCATATTGCTAAGGGCAAAACCACTGAAGAGGCTTTGAATGATGGTAAATCTTTGTTTGGAGATTATATTTCTAAAGAGGAAATTATGGCTTGTACCACTTGTAATGCTTGTGTAGATGCCTGCCCTGTAAACATTGACCCTCTTTCCATTATCGTGGATATTCGCCGTTTCATTGCTATGGAGCAAGCTGATACCCCTGCTTCTTGGAATGCTATGTTCGGAAATTTAGAGAATAATATGGCTCCTTGGAAGTTCTCCCCTTCTGATAGATTCAACTGGATCAATAAGTTAAACGCTTAG
- a CDS encoding cob(I)yrinic acid a c-diamide adenosyltransferase: protein MKIYTKTGDKGQTSLVSGKRVDKFHLRIESYGTVDELNSYVGLLRDQEVNEVRKDTLKEIQDRLFTIGSLLASEPENQKKKVPDLFDTDVEFLEKEIDKMDEVLPAMRFFILPGGHPAISFGHVARTVCRRAERLVLKLSQQEEIVEGGLIARYLNRLSDYLFVLCRKMHQELNIEEIPWKPRI, encoded by the coding sequence GTGAAAATTTATACAAAAACAGGCGATAAAGGTCAGACCTCACTTGTAAGCGGGAAGCGTGTAGATAAATTTCATCTACGCATAGAAAGTTATGGGACTGTGGACGAACTAAACTCGTATGTGGGTTTGTTAAGAGACCAAGAAGTCAATGAGGTAAGAAAAGATACACTCAAAGAAATACAAGACAGATTGTTTACCATAGGCTCATTACTTGCCTCAGAACCAGAGAATCAGAAGAAAAAAGTACCCGATTTATTTGATACAGATGTGGAGTTTTTGGAAAAAGAAATAGACAAAATGGACGAAGTGCTGCCTGCCATGCGTTTCTTCATTTTACCTGGGGGGCATCCTGCTATTTCTTTTGGGCATGTGGCTCGTACGGTTTGCCGAAGAGCCGAAAGACTTGTACTCAAACTATCTCAGCAAGAGGAAATTGTAGAAGGAGGGTTGATAGCTCGCTATCTCAACAGGCTTTCGGACTACCTGTTCGTATTGTGTAGAAAAATGCACCAAGAACTCAATATTGAGGAAATTCCTTGGAAACCAAGAATCTAA